The Deltaproteobacteria bacterium sequence GATTATAGGATTTCTGGCAATGGAGAACGGGCTCTTCTTTGCGGCTACAAGCGCAACCTACGGCATGCCGCTTGTTGTTGAACTCGGTGTTGCGCTCGACATCCTGATCGCAGCATTCATATTCGGCATATTCTTTTTCCATATCAGCGCCACCTTTGAGTCGCTTGATGTGGAGCAGATGGCGAGACTCAAGGAGGAAGACTGATACTTCTCATTCTATTAGGCATATCATTTTTTGCGGCGGTCATCCTTGCCTTTGTGGGCGACAGGAAATATGCGCCTGAGATAAACATCCTCGGCTCTGCCGCCACATTTCTGGCAGGGGTTGGTCTTGCGGTTCAGGTCTACAGGCACGGGCCGATAATAGCAGGCAACAAATTTTTTTTTGTTGATGCCTTTAATGTCTATCTCGCTGTTCTCACATCATTTGTATCAATGACAACCGCCATCTTCAGCAGGAGGTATATGCGCCGGGAAAGGGAACATGGCCGTGTTGGGCACTGGGGCATGCGATTTTATCACGCCATGTTCCAGCTTTTTATCTTTGCCATGCTTCTTGCGCTTCTTACAAACAATCTCGGGGTTTTATGGATAGCAATGGAGCTTGCCACCCTGTCCACTGTTCTTCTGGTCTCTCTCTACCGCACACCTACGGCGATTGAGGCTGCATGGAAATATTTTATCCTCTGCGGCGTAGGTATAGCCCTGGCGCTCTTCGGCACTGTTCTTCTCTACTTTGCCGCAGAAAAGGTTTTGGGCGAAGGCGGCGAGGCTCTTCTCTGGACAAACTTAAATCAGGTAAAAGATAAACTTGAGCCAACGGTTCTCTCGCTTGCCTTTGTATTCTTAATGGTTGGTTACGGCACAAAGGTGGGACTTGTCCCTTTACACAACTGGCTTCCTGATGCGCACAGCGAAGGCCCGACGCCAATCTCTGCTGTCCTCTCCGGATTATTGTTAAATATTGCCCTCTATGCGCTGGTGAGGTGCAAGGTTCTTGTTGACGGCGCTACAGGCACGCATCAGGCCGGCTATATAATGATGGGGTTTGGGCTTTTATCTATTCTTGTGGCCGCCTTTTCCCTTTTGAGGCAGAAGGATATAAAACGGATGTTCGCATATTCATCCATAGAGCATATGGGCATAGCAACCTTTGCCTTTGGTCTCGGCGGGCCCATAGCCACGTTCGGCGCATTACTGCATATGCTGATGCACAGCTTGACAAAATCATCCATATTTTTCACCGTAGGCCATGCCTCACAGATGCACGGCACGCAGGAGATGAGCAAGATAAAGGGTCTCATAAGGGGAAACCCGCTTGTTGGATGGGGGCTCATGCTCGGCGTTATGGCAATTGCCGGTATGCCGCCATTCGGTATATTTACGAGCGAATTTCTTATATTGACAGCAACCATAAAGAATGCGCCGTTTTTAGCGCCTTTTCTTCTTTTGGGGCTTGCCGTTACATTCGCAGCGCTTTTCAGAAGGGTTCAACCAATGATTGCCGGTGAGATTCCTGCAAACCAGCAGTTTTTAAAAGTCGCCCATCTGCCGGTGATTTTGCACATGGTATTGGTGCTTATCATTGGCATCTATATGCCAAATTTTCTGGCTGAGTGGTTTAATACTGCAGTGGCCTTATTTAAATAAAAATATGAGCACACTAAAAGACAATACAATTTCTTTGATAGGAATAGAGGCAAGATTTGATGAAGGGCAGTATCCTAAAGATGTACCTGCCTGTATCGTTCCGCGAGAACGGTTTGCAGAAGTTGCAAAGGCAATGAAATCTGCTGGGGCGAGGCTTGTTGCAGAGTGGGCGACAGATGAGTCTTCCTTCGGCAGAGGCTTCGGCATTTATGCCTGCTATGCAAAAGATTCAGAATATCTTATTATTAAGACATACGCGCCTCTTGAAGACCCCGCATTTCCAAGCCTCATAAAGAAGTTCGTTTCAGCCTATCGGTTTGAGCGGCAGATGAAAAGTCTTATAGGTGTTAATCCAATTGGTCATCCAGACCCAAGGCCTTGGATAAAGCATGAGGACTGGCCTGAGGATGCATATCCATTGAGAAAATCATTTAATGCATCAAAACCATTGCCAAGAGTGGCGGGCGAATACCAGTTCATAAAGGCAGAAGGCGAGGGGGTTTATGAGATACCTGTTGGTCCTGTTCATGCAGGTATCATTGAGCCTGGGCATTTTAGATTTCAGGCTGTTGGCGAGGATATCATAAATCTTGAGGAAAAACTCGGGTATGTTCACAAAGGCATAGAAAAGAGGTTTGAGTCACTATCATGGGTAGAAGGCGCAAAACTGGCAGGCAGGGTATCGGGTGATACTACTGTTGCACACAGCCTTGCATACTGCAGGGCGTTAGAGTCAATGGCAGGGTGCAATCCCCCTCAGCGGGCATTATGGCTTCGGGCGTTGATGCTGGAAAGGGAGCGCATAGCAAATCATCTCGGAGATTTGGGCTCAATCTGCAATGATGTTGCCTTTGCATTTCTTTTATATCAGTTCTCAATACTTAAAGAGAGGCTTCTCCGCACAAACTTAAAACTCTTTGGCCACAGGTTTATGATGGATAGGATTATTCCGGGCGGAGTGGTTGTTGATATTGGAAAAAATGCTCAAGAAGAAATGTTATCAGAAATGGATTGCCTAATAGATGAATTTGAAAGGCTTGTTACTATCTATGATG is a genomic window containing:
- a CDS encoding hydrogenase 4 subunit F — protein: MILLILLGISFFAAVILAFVGDRKYAPEINILGSAATFLAGVGLAVQVYRHGPIIAGNKFFFVDAFNVYLAVLTSFVSMTTAIFSRRYMRREREHGRVGHWGMRFYHAMFQLFIFAMLLALLTNNLGVLWIAMELATLSTVLLVSLYRTPTAIEAAWKYFILCGVGIALALFGTVLLYFAAEKVLGEGGEALLWTNLNQVKDKLEPTVLSLAFVFLMVGYGTKVGLVPLHNWLPDAHSEGPTPISAVLSGLLLNIALYALVRCKVLVDGATGTHQAGYIMMGFGLLSILVAAFSLLRQKDIKRMFAYSSIEHMGIATFAFGLGGPIATFGALLHMLMHSLTKSSIFFTVGHASQMHGTQEMSKIKGLIRGNPLVGWGLMLGVMAIAGMPPFGIFTSEFLILTATIKNAPFLAPFLLLGLAVTFAALFRRVQPMIAGEIPANQQFLKVAHLPVILHMVLVLIIGIYMPNFLAEWFNTAVALFK
- a CDS encoding NADH-quinone oxidoreductase subunit C, with product MSTLKDNTISLIGIEARFDEGQYPKDVPACIVPRERFAEVAKAMKSAGARLVAEWATDESSFGRGFGIYACYAKDSEYLIIKTYAPLEDPAFPSLIKKFVSAYRFERQMKSLIGVNPIGHPDPRPWIKHEDWPEDAYPLRKSFNASKPLPRVAGEYQFIKAEGEGVYEIPVGPVHAGIIEPGHFRFQAVGEDIINLEEKLGYVHKGIEKRFESLSWVEGAKLAGRVSGDTTVAHSLAYCRALESMAGCNPPQRALWLRALMLERERIANHLGDLGSICNDVAFAFLLYQFSILKERLLRTNLKLFGHRFMMDRIIPGGVVVDIGKNAQEEMLSEMDCLIDEFERLVTIYDENPSLEDRVRDAGTLSPDKAKEIGVVGFVARASGQNLDCRIQSPFPPYNIIIPNIAVLQSGDVHARAWVRIEEIRESIRIICEILHNLPDGEISNPDLQSQASSPQPHMAGFAVVEGWRGEIVYWIQSGPKGEINRCMVRDPSSVNWLALEQAIHGNIVPDFPLCNKSFNQSYSGHDL